The following are encoded together in the Streptomyces sp. NBC_00341 genome:
- the sodN gene encoding superoxide dismutase, Ni produces the protein MLSRLFAPKVKVSAHCDLPCGVYDPAQARIEAESVKAVQEKYQANEDADFRTRSILIKEQRAELAKHHVSVLWSDYFKPPHFEKYPELHQLVNDTLKALSAAKGSNDPATGQKALDLIAQIDKIFWETKKA, from the coding sequence ATGCTTTCCCGCCTGTTTGCCCCCAAGGTGAAGGTCAGCGCCCACTGCGACCTCCCCTGCGGCGTGTACGACCCGGCCCAGGCCCGCATCGAGGCGGAGTCGGTCAAGGCCGTCCAGGAGAAGTACCAGGCCAACGAGGACGCGGACTTCCGCACGCGCTCGATCCTGATCAAGGAACAGCGCGCCGAGCTCGCGAAGCACCACGTCTCGGTGCTCTGGAGCGACTACTTCAAGCCGCCGCACTTCGAGAAGTACCCGGAGCTGCACCAGCTGGTCAACGACACCCTGAAGGCGCTCTCCGCGGCCAAGGGCTCGAACGACCCGGCGACCGGCCAGAAGGCTCTGGACCTGATCGCCCAGATCGACAAGATCTTCTGGGAGACCAAGAAGGCCTGA
- a CDS encoding DUF5753 domain-containing protein, with protein sequence MTSSIPWTDRLSAGTEATQDDVVRWYRDTREGKAYVPTMIWGTLQTEAYATVILGQVVEFLGIPNDVPAGVAKRMQRQEVLYDGEHHYDVVLGEQALYTNIGGPEVMRQQIERLVRELGLSSLTLGILPSTARVDLFPVHGFNIYGADERAHVELVSSSVDITEQGELDLYSKAFATLSGAASYGNAAKELLKKAHAFWTDAPSQE encoded by the coding sequence ATGACCAGTTCCATTCCGTGGACGGATCGTCTGTCCGCTGGTACCGAGGCGACTCAGGACGACGTCGTGCGCTGGTATCGGGACACGCGCGAGGGAAAGGCGTACGTGCCCACGATGATCTGGGGCACTCTCCAGACCGAGGCATACGCCACCGTGATTCTCGGTCAGGTCGTCGAATTCCTTGGCATCCCGAACGACGTGCCGGCGGGCGTCGCCAAGCGCATGCAGCGGCAGGAGGTGCTGTACGACGGCGAGCACCATTACGACGTCGTCCTCGGGGAGCAGGCTCTTTACACGAACATCGGCGGCCCCGAGGTCATGAGACAACAGATCGAGCGCCTCGTGCGAGAACTCGGTCTGTCCTCGCTCACGCTCGGGATCCTTCCTTCCACCGCGCGGGTGGACCTGTTCCCCGTCCACGGGTTCAACATCTACGGCGCCGACGAACGGGCGCATGTCGAACTCGTCTCGTCCTCCGTGGACATCACGGAACAGGGCGAGCTCGATCTCTACAGCAAAGCCTTCGCCACGCTGAGCGGTGCGGCATCGTACGGCAACGCCGCCAAGGAGCTCCTGAAGAAGGCCCACGCCTTCTGGACCGACGCTCCGTCCCAGGAGTAG
- a CDS encoding NUDIX domain-containing protein: MPNNPPKEGNTVAQQTDDQLKALKPALESMTLLVAAVIVHDKATNRVVLLQRSENAKFAQGMWDLPVGKSEPGEPITETAVRELYEETGLTVKPESLKVAHIIHGAWGVEAPNGFLTVVFATHEWTGEPENREPHKHSQVRWVDVEAIPDAFVDTTSSALRRYLAGGPQVSLNGWQ, translated from the coding sequence ATGCCCAACAACCCGCCCAAAGAAGGGAACACCGTGGCCCAGCAGACCGATGACCAACTGAAGGCGCTCAAGCCGGCCCTCGAATCCATGACCCTGCTGGTCGCCGCCGTCATCGTCCACGACAAGGCCACGAACCGCGTCGTCCTCCTCCAACGCAGCGAGAACGCCAAGTTCGCCCAGGGCATGTGGGACCTCCCCGTCGGGAAGAGCGAGCCCGGCGAGCCCATCACCGAAACTGCGGTCCGCGAGCTCTACGAGGAGACGGGCCTCACCGTGAAGCCCGAGTCCCTCAAGGTCGCCCACATCATCCACGGCGCCTGGGGCGTCGAAGCCCCCAACGGCTTCCTCACCGTCGTCTTCGCCACCCACGAATGGACCGGCGAACCCGAAAACCGCGAACCCCACAAGCACTCCCAGGTCCGCTGGGTCGATGTCGAGGCCATCCCTGACGCCTTCGTGGACACCACCTCAAGTGCCCTCCGCCGATACCTCGCGGGCGGCCCGCAAGTCTCCCTCAACGGCTGGCAATAG
- the sodX gene encoding nickel-type superoxide dismutase maturation protease — protein MREVPELPELTDEQPGRGLAARVPFQVVEVTGPSMVPTLHHGDWLLVQYGAPVRPGDVVILRHPFQQDLLVVKRAMERRTGGWWVRGDNRFAGGDSTDYGTVPEELVLARVRARYRPLTKDQRSLRGVAGWAVSALRPVSAARSVSRRLRAR, from the coding sequence ATGCGGGAGGTGCCGGAGTTGCCGGAGCTGACCGATGAACAGCCCGGACGCGGGCTGGCGGCGCGGGTGCCGTTCCAGGTGGTGGAGGTGACGGGGCCCTCGATGGTGCCCACGCTCCACCACGGGGACTGGCTGCTCGTGCAGTACGGGGCGCCGGTGCGTCCCGGTGATGTGGTGATCCTGAGACACCCGTTCCAGCAGGACCTGCTGGTCGTCAAACGGGCCATGGAGCGGCGGACCGGCGGCTGGTGGGTGCGCGGTGACAACCGGTTCGCGGGTGGCGACAGCACGGATTACGGGACCGTGCCCGAGGAGCTGGTGCTGGCCAGGGTGCGGGCGCGCTACCGGCCGTTGACGAAGGATCAGCGCTCGTTGCGCGGGGTGGCGGGCTGGGCGGTCTCCGCGTTGCGGCCCGTCTCGGCGGCGCGCTCCGTCTCCAGGCGCTTGCGGGCCCGGTAG